AATAATTTAATTAAGCTTATAAAAGAGAGTCCTTATATAGTTAAGTTATTTAAATACTTTCTTTTTTCTTCTTTAAAATACTCTCGGCTTTTCTTATTGCTTGATTTAAATCCATCTCTTCACACACCCAGAAGCTAAAAATTTGTCCAAACAAGTGGAAGTGTTGCCTAATATATTTAGAACTATTGTCTGAATAATGCTCTTCAACCTTAAAGAAATCATTATTGTTTTCTATTTTCTGACCGTCAAAAATACCGCCAATACAAATATCCATTTTAATACCATACACCTAATTCGTTATATTTTAACATAAAAATTTAGAAGCACTTTGATGAGAGTATTTTTATACTTCTTTTTTTAAATATAAGTTGAATTAAAACTTATAAAAAACCCACAAGACTAAAGTGGGCTTTTTTAAACTCTAATAAAATGCTTTAGACTTAAATATATTTTATTTAAATAATATATTCAAATCAATTAAACGCTTTATTTATGAGTTTTGAAGAATCACAATATTTGAAGCTTGAGGGCCTTTTTTACCTTGTACTACGGTAAACTCAACACGTTGACCTTCTAATAGAACTTTAAAACCTTGTGTTTGAATATCAGTAAAATGAGCAAAAATATCTTTACCTTCATCAGTCACAATAAAACCAAAACCTTTAGTTTCATTGAACCATTTTACTGTACCAGTACTAGTAGACATATGTTATATCCTAAATCTTAAAATATTATAACTTATTATTGGGAAACCAATTTAACTAAAAAAATAGATGTCAAAAATTAAATATCTGAAGAAACCCAAGGATTATAAATATAAAACTGCGCAAATAGAAATTTATTATGACAAGAATATTTTGTTAGTTATGCTCGATAATACACGCTTCATAAGCATTTGCAATCGATATTCAAAATAATTAAAGCAAGAAAAACTCTACCCACTCCCCGATTCATCTTTCACATTGATTTAATTAAGATTCCTTTCAATTAAAAGTCAAATTTTGTTTCATTTTAATCGAAAGAAGTCCCATATCAGTGCTATTTCCCTATAAAACCATCAATAAAATTTCTTTTCACCAGCAGGGCGCGTCTTAAAGCGTCGATGGAACCACATGTATTGCGTAGGGGCAATACGAATTTGATTCTCAATAATCTTATTGACTCTTTCAGCATCACTCACTTCACATCCACTTGGAAAATTTTCTAATTTAGGTTCCACGAGAACGTGATATTGAGGGTTTCTAATATCGCCACTTCTATAAAAGTATAAAGGTACTGCTGCTGCTTTTGAGATATCCATCAATCTACGGTGAGCGGTCACGGTAGCCGCCTGTATTCCGAAAAATGAGGCCATTACACCTTGTTTTAAGCCAAAGTCCTGATCTGGGCTATACCATATGGCATGACCATGTTTAAGGTTCTGGATAAGTCCACGCATGTTGTCTCGAGCAATCTGGTTTTTATAGACTCTTGCGCGGCTGCGATGAATTAGAAAATCTAAAAAGGGATTATTTTGTGGTCTGTAAACCACGTCCATATTAAAAAATAAGGTACAAGCTGCTCCACCAGCGTCTAAAAGCGTACTATGAGTGCCTAATAGTAGTACGCCATTCTCCTGATTATTTGTTAAATTCTCTAATCCATCTATGTGAACACGGCTTTTAAACCAGTTTGGACTGTACCAAGCATTTAAGGCTTCAAATACACCAGTGAGAGTATCTACAAAAACCTGTTTGGCTTTCACCTCAATTTGCATAGGTGTTTTTTCAGGAAAGCATGCTTCTAAATTACGTAATGTTGTTTTTCTTCTTGAACCTAAAGATTTCCATGCTATTTTTGATAAAAGATCGGCAAGACGCCATTGAATTGCCCAAGGTAACATCGCAAAACACATCAGAATAAATGCTAAAAACCATATACCCCAATATTTAAACGATAAAAAGGAAAATCGAAATTCGCCAGATTTAAACTGCCGTTCTTTTTTCGTCATGCTGTATATTTCTTGAGGTATAGGTTTAGCATACTAACACCCCCTGCTGTTGGGGTTGTATGTTTATGTTGCTTTGAGTAATAAGCTTTTTATTACCCTATCTATTTATCGAAATGCATATTTTAAACATTTAATCTACTTAAGGCTTAAATATACATAACTGTCTGTATACATAACTTATTTTCTCATTTAAAGTAATCGCATAATCTTGTCTCATTGATAAATAGGATATATCAGCGTGAGCGGTCTTTTAGTCTTTATAACAATTGCATTTCTTACTCTCTTAAGCCCCGGACCTGGCGTTTTATTTACTGTCACAAATTCAATCAATTATGGTGTTAAAACTGCTCTATTCGGTATTAGCGGCTTAATCATTGGTATGTTTGTAATTGCTGTAATTTCCGCTAGTGGTGTAGGTCTTATTATTACCAGCAACCCAACTATTTTTACGGTTTTAAAATTTATTGGTGCATTTTATTTAATGTATCTTGGATATAAAAATTTCAGCAAAAAAACGCCATCGCAAGATTTAATCACTGATCAACAAAGCGATAAAAATGTAAGTAAATCGAGACTCTTTTATCAAGGCCTACTTGCATCTTTGCTTAACCCTAAAACAATCGTATTTTTTATTGCTCTATTCCCTCAATTTATTGATATCAAGAAAGAAATTTTAACTCAGTTTTTAGTTCTATCTTTAACCTTTTGTTTTATTGGATTTTTAATTCATTTGGTCTATGCAAATTTCTCTTCAATTTTTAAAGAAAAGATGTTGGCTGGAAATAATTTTTCTATACTCAATAAAATTAGCGGTGCTATTTTCTTTCTTCTTGCCGTTTTACTTATTGCACAATAAATCATTACTCGACATATGATTATTTGAAAAGCCTCAACTCATGGTTAGGCTTTTCAAGTCTTTTGTCTATTAACATATTTTTATCTAACTACAATTTTTACAACGCTACCCTGTTTAAGATCCATCCATAAAAGAAGTCTTCGTAATTTGGGTTCTTCTCTGTAATTTCGATATAGTGCTGCCCTTGCATAATATTTAAAACGCGTAGTAAGACCGTTTCTCCGTCTTTATTACGCCTGTTCAAATATGTACTCAGTGCTTGAATAGTGAGAGGTCCATATTGACCATCTAAGGTAAGATTTGGCCAGCCCTCCTCACCCTGCTTATTTAGCAGATTTAGAGCACGTTGTAATAAAGGTTTAGCAAAGTTGACTCCACAATTTATAGCCGTATCAAGTAACTCTTCTGCAATAGCAGGGCTAATTTTATTGATCTGGTCAAATTGGGGTTCAAACCAATATTGTTGTTTATAAATAGACTTGGCCACAGCTAAAGGTAAATCTCTCATATCACCTTGATATCCGTTTGATCGAGCGACTGCCTCGGTAATGCCAAATTTGGTGGCATGCCCATGGTCTGATGGATGATTAATATATCCACCTTCTCTGTCTATGATTGCTTCTAAGTATTGGTCAATATTCATTTTATTTTACCTATATCATTGAAACTGTTTTAGCTATTTTGCAGATCATCTTTCGCTTTTTTTAAGTCTTTGATGACTTCCACAATCGTTTTCCCTTCTTGTTTATTGATGAAATTAAATATCCATCTCACAATCGCCCAGCCCGGCAAACCGCAAATAAAGAAGAATCCACATAGTGTGATCATTCCCCAAATATCCGATACCCATTCATGTAAATTCCATTTCATGATAATAAATGAGCCACCCGTTAAGCTTGAAACGACTGTGCATATCAGCCCAACAATCCATTCTTGTGGTGAGCGAGGAAAACGCATCATCAACACGACTGCCACAACTAAGCTGACTGCTAAAGCCACCATAATTGCGATGCTATAAAAATCTAAAAATGTGGCTAAACCACTCATTGGAACTGTTTTCATCATCTTGTCCTGCTTTAAAGGGTAAAACTTGAAAACTCGCTATTCTTAATCGCTTGTTGTTTTTCAGGTTTCATCAATACCCTTAGTTTTCTTTATTACAGTCAATAAAAAACACTAACGCTTTTTTAACCGCGCTAAATTGCAAGACGAACTGATCCTTGACCCCATATTTCAGGGGTCCAAGAAAGAATGTTTGTATGCTAAAGCCTGTTAGTGTGCACTGTTTAAGGCTTGTTCAATCAACTCAATCACGGTGATTGCACCTATCGCTTTTTGCATTGAGACTTGATCATCGAATTCGAATGCATCATCTTCAAGCTCACTTGCAATTAGCTTTGCCTCTTCAAGCGCCCTTTTTATTTTTTGTACCTTGTATTTGTTTACGTCTTTTGCAATTGTCGGGACATATCCTCCACGTTTTGCATTTTTAAGTTGTTTAGCTCTGTTCTGCATTGCTGTAGTCATTCACTATCTCCAACTCACACGTTTAATAAGGCATCTTTATCGTTTGTTATTCTTGAAGTTTTGATCCATTCTTTGAGCAATATAGCGAAGCTATGACTACAAATGTGTGTTCAAAACGTTTCATCTGGTACAACAAACCTAAAGAACTAAACGGTATGCATTTAAAGCATTCATTTAAAAGTAGATATTCCTTTTTCTAAAATTGTAAAAAAGTATGAAAGCGCTTACTTTTACGCTTTTTTCGAACTTTAATTTTTTGACCAAAAAGTTCAAATAAGACTTTGCCGTATATCGGAAACTTTTGTTACGACTCACAATCTTTGCTAAATTCTTCATGTTCTTGATACCCTTTATCGACGAACATTAAGCCTGATCCACGGAATCGGGCTTTTTTTTATTCCATTTTTTGTTTTGATAGCCTATCTGTAAATAATAATTGAGCTATCTCCCTTCTATTTTGCCTCCTCTAGAAACAAAATAAATTTAGCTTTCATCTCAACATGCTGATAATTCAATAAATAGTGGTTCAAATACGATTTAAACTTAATCTATTCATCTGAAGATATAACTGATATTATAACTATAGTTATTATTAGTCAATAACTATAGTTGTTTTACTCGATATAACTTTAGTTATATATTTGTTATAAGTTTGCTGGTGTAACCGTTATGGCTCTTAAAGACCGTTTAAAAGATTCTAGAATTAAAGCCAAAAAAACTCAGGCTGAAGTCGCTGAGGCTGTAAAAATGTCTCAGCCGGCCTATCAAGCTTTAGAGTCTGGCAAAAATTTAAAATCTGCGTTTCTTCCACTCATTGCCCAGTTTTTAGGTGTAGATGGTTATTGGTTAACGACTGGAAATACAGAAGATGCTTTTAGAGAAAGTGATGTATTTAGCCCTACAGTTGTGAGTGCTGAATCCACCGATCAATATGCTTGGATTGAAGTGGTAGAAGCTAGTTTTTCGTGTGGTACTGGTGAGTCTATTGAGTTCCACTTCGATGCAATTAATGGGAAAATCCCTTTCCCTGCTTCATTCTTTAAAGAAAAACGGGTTGCTCAAGATTGCATGCGTATTATCAAAGCTAAAGGCGATAGTATGACAGACTACATTAAAGATGGAGATCTGGTTGGTATTGATATCTCTCAAACTGAAGTCATTGATGGCGAGATTTATGCGGTTTACTTTGCAGGGGAAGGAATGATTAAGCAAATTTTTAAAGAAGCGGATGGCTCTTTAATTTTGCATAGTTTGAATGAAAAATTTAGAGACCGCCGTGTAACCGAAGAAAATGGAAAGAACTTTAAGGTCATGGGCCGTCAATTTTGGCGAGCGGGTTAAGATTGTTATAAATATAATTAAAATAATAATTCTATCAATTTAATACGTTTTTGCTTTTTATAACTTTAATTGTTTATTATCCATATAGATATAAAAAAACCTATCTCTTTTAAAGGAGATAGGTTTTTTAGCTTTAGCGCCAAGCATTTTATCAACAATACGTCGTTAAACGATAAAGCTGATTAAATCCAGCATAAAAGCTTTTACCATCTTGGTTTAATTCGATTTCTTCACCAGATTGAAGTTGAATTTTCTTACCAACTTCGACCCAACGATAACCATCTTGAGAGTTTTGCTTACGCACATGAGGAACGATCCTCACATTAATCTCATTGCCATTTACGGATGTGGCAATATGCCACTCATTTACTATATTCACAATCATTCACTCATCACTGAGCTCATGTGATTTAACGGTATTTAATTAGAACGCTAGATTTAAGGTATGGACAGTCCGTCTAGAATTTAATATTTAGCTTTATATTGGGTTATTTATAAGCTAATTGCTTTTCATAATTTTCGCATTATGAAAAGTGGTACATCACAGAGCATAATATTTTGGTTGCGGGGGCCGGATTTGAACCAACGACCTTCGGGTTATGAGCCCGACGAGCTACCAGACTGCTCCACCCCGCAATTGGAAGTAAGCTTTATACGCTCATATATTTCATAAAGCAAACTTTATTTTTTAATCGGTTGTAATTATTAAGAATTATCTTTTTATTAATTTTTCATTTTAACCGTTTGGTCTAAATAACTCTATCAATTTCCAATTTTTAATTCTTTAAATTGTTGTATTTATTTTAAATAGAACCCGATATTCATAGACAGCAATTGCCTTGGTTGGATGGCTTTTATACTATCTAGGTTGGTCCTTTAATGTTTAGTTCGTATGTCTGAACCTCAGTTTTCCCTTAGTGAATATCTCGGCACAGTTCAGGAAGTCATACGTTTGGCTTTTGATGAGCCAGTCTGGGTAAAAGCAGAGATTCGAAATTTAAATATTAAAGGCGGCCATTACTATTTAGAGCTTGCAGAAAAAGATGCAAAGACTGATAAAGTCATTGCCAATTGTAAAGCTACGATCTGGAAGTTCTCAGCGAGTAAAATTGTTTTAAAGTTTGAACGTGAAACTGGTATTGAGATTTCAAGCGACTTAAATGTGCTTATCAAAATTAGAGCACGTTTTGATCCTCAATATGGATTTTCGGTCAATATTGAAGAGATTGATTCAAGCTTTACCTTAGGTGAAATTGCTAAACGTTATCAGCAAATTATTGAACGCCTCACACAAGAAGGGTTAATTCATAAGAACAAACTCCTGCCTACTCCTTTTGACATTCAAAATGTTTTAGTGATTGCTCCTCAAAATGCTGCGGGCCTAGGTGACTTTAAAAAAGATGCCGATGCTTTAGAGAGAAATGGTGTTTGCCATTTTGTGTATCATACCGCTACGTTTCAAGGGAACACCGCTGCAACTAGCTTGATTGAATCTTTAGGTTCGGGTTTAAGACAATGGGCCAGCACATTTAAATTTCCACCAGACCTTATTGTAATTATTCGCGGTGGCGGATCTGTGAATGATTTGGCTTATTTAAATGATTATGAACTTGCAGCCCTGCTCTGCAAACGCACTGTACCGATTTGGGTTGGTATTGGTCATGAAAAAGACCGTACTATTCTTGATGAAATTGCCCATCGTTCATTCGACACGCCAAGTAAAGTGATTGCTGGCATCCGTAACCATATTGTTGAACGCGTACAAGAAGCCGTCGATAGTCTGCAAACCATTAAGCTTCTTTCGCAGCATCAAATCACGACTTATCAAAGCAAGAATGATCAGCTACTTCATCAGATTAAATCTTCGGCGCAAGGTCAACTTAACTCGGCACATCGCCTACTTGACCAAATGAAAGAGCGTATTCAGTTTAGTTCACAGCAACAGGTTAAATTTTCATTAACTCAAATCGAATCATTAATGAAAGAAGTCCTTTTACAAAATCCGAAACAAGTTCAAGCCAAAGGCTATGCAATTGTTAGATCCGAAGGAAAAGCGATTCGGTCTATACATCAAATTTCAAACCCTGCCATTGCGATTGAAATGCAAGATGGTGTGATTGAAGCCAACATTACACAGGTAATTCCAAATGAACAATGAAGAGTTAACGTTTAAAGACGGCCATGACATTTTGAAAAAAAATGCAGAACTACTTGAGTCTCAAGAAAGCCCAGATATTGATAATTTAATGAAGATTGTTGAAGAGTCGATTACTGCTTATAAAGCATGTAAATCCCGTATAGAAGCCGTTCAACAAGCTTTAGATGAAACATTTAAAGAATAATTTGCAATAAAAAAAGCCCATTCCTACTTCTCATTGAAGGAATGGGCTTAGTGAAAACCACTTAGTCCTGAAATGCAAAAATGTGGATTAGGTCACATTTTTGCAAAAGAATAGTCCCACAAGTATTGGGCATCTTCAATATTTTAATTGTGTCTATTACGTAGTTTGGCTTTATTTTCAGCACTTCTTAGCTAAAAGCTATTCCTCGCTGAATGCTCCAATCAATTGATAAATTTTACCGTCTTTAGGGTTTTCATAAAGCAAATCCATGTTTGGCAAAATAATATCGTCATCAATTTCAATATGTTCAACGCTTTTGTGAAGTTCAAGGGCGTGGTCATTCATAGGTCGAACTTTTGCCAAAGCAATCGTTTCTTGGTTAAACTGGTCCTTAATAATTACTTTTAATCTTTTCATAAAAATCTCCTGAAAATTAAATTTTTAATATAAATAACGAGTTAAGTTTAAAATGAGCTAATCGCTGAATAGCCGATTGGCATAGCAAAAAAAGTTAAAATAAATGCAGCCGTACGTTGTAAATTACGTTGGTTTAACCAAGTTACTTTGTTTGAAATTAATACGGTTCCAAAAGCAATCCATAAAAAAGCAATGGGTGTAATTAATGATAAAAAAACAGCAATATGAATAAAATATACGTGAAACACTTCCCATGCTGCATGTGGAAAAATAGCAGAAGCAAAGAGTAAAGCTTTAGGATTCAAAAGTGTCGCGACAAATAAAGCCTTAGGCGTAATCAGTGGATTGTCTAATTTGATGTCGTTTGTCGATGTTGTCCAAAGTTTAAATGCAAGGTAGAGAATAAAAGTTGCACTTATTAACTTTAATACAGGTGGAAGCCACGGAATAAAATGTGAAACGGACTCAAGTAAAATACCCCATGAAGTAATTGCAATGAGATATCCCATCACTTCAGCAGGAATAAGTTTAAGAGACTGCTTTACTCCTGCCTGTATTCCAGCAGAGGCTAACAATGTATTTGTTGGGCCTGGAGTCAACAAAATGGTGACCACAAGTCCAATGAACATAAATGACACCATAGGCAACGAACTCTTTAATTATGCTAGGCGAAATATGTCAAAAAGGTGCATCTATTGTCGACAAAATGGTTGTAACAAGAAATATTAAAACTTGATTATTTGTTTTTAAAACAAATAATTAACTAAAACTGACCTTAAATTCACTTACGATTTCATCAATTTTAAATATGCAAAACCGATCACACAAACACGGAATAGTGAGCTATTCTTTCTTGCCTACAAGGAATGAACTTGAAAATTTATTACTCAAAAAAATAAGCTTTTTTTGAATATTTTTGAGCGTATATAACTCAGGAAATAACAGCTTTCCGCCTCACTTGAAATTTTAAAATTGAACAATATATAAACAACTAGAAATCGTAATTTTACTGAATATGATGTCTCACTCCCCATCAATTCATTGATTGTCGCTTTCATCAAATAAATCAAATGATGGAGGATGCATGATGAATGCTTATGTTCGCCCTCATCCCGATGGTTTTAAATCTTATTTAGGTAAAAATCAGAAAACCGGACTCTATGCTGTGCGGCTTGGTTGGACGGTTTATGAAACAAATGGCAATTGCTCTGTTCTATACATTGTCAAGAATGAACATAAGATTCCATTAGATGTAGATAAGTTTAAAACTGACCGACCCAAAATTTATGCTGCTCTTCTTAATGAAGTTCAGTTTCAACGCAAGAAACAACTAGCGATTGATCTCCAGCAATCAAATATCCCTTCTTATGACCGTAAAGCCTACAAAAAACGTCGTGGTTTTATAGACTCTTAAACCTATGTATTTATAGTACACCTATAGAAAAAGCACCCTCGGGTGCTTTTTCTTTTAACGACCAGTTGTAATTAATACGAACATACTCAGTATTAATGTGCTTAATGATCGTTTGCAATGGATGTGGACTTCATGCTCAGCTCCGTGAGCGTATTGATTAACGTTTTCCATTTCGTGTCCTTTAAAGTTCACATTCCTAATTTGCCTAATATTCACACAATAAGAAATTAGCCAAAAGTATTATATGCAATTAAATTTAACCCAATCCTTATTTCAAAAAATACGAGCATTTAAGCTAAAAGCTGGATGTAACATTCTACTACGAGGTTAATTATGTATTAGCGATTTGTAGACCTTTCATCTCAAACAGCCATGCCTTAAAAATGATCTTCTAAAATAGAAAATATAACGATATTCCATTTTTTAATAATAGTCTTCGATAGGAGAACTCTTATGGAAATTCAACAAGAAACAAACTCGGCTTTATTTTGTAACACCTCTACCTCAGTTCAAGCCTGTATTGAATGTATGATCGCTTGTAAAACGTGCGCAGCTGCATGTTTGCAAGAGGAACATGTCCAGATGATGCGAGAGTGTATTAAGCATTGCATGACATGTGTAGAAACCTGCCAACTGTGTACATCTTTAGAGTTAAGAAATTCTGAGCTTGCTGAACAAGCCATGCAATTGTGCGCCAATGCCTGTCAACTCTGTGCAGCAGAATGTAGCAAACATGAACATGAGCACTGTCAGATCTGTGCTAAAGCATGTTTGGCTTGTGCTCAAGCGTGTTTGGCCTATCGCGCCTAAATTTTTAAACATGTAAAGCCTACGCAATCTTTAGATCGTAGGCTTATTAAAACTTAATAAATAACAGAAAATTATATGTTTTTTATTTAAATCGAGTTAATCGTCACTTTTCTATAGGCATAAAAAAAACCCGCATCTTGGGGAAGAATGCAGGCTCTTAGATCTCCCACAACGACCATGAGTCCATTATTAAACTTGAACTTTAAACCGTTAAGTAAATGTACCTATAAATAAATTAAATTGCAATACAGAATAGTCTGTATGTTTAAAAAATTTTATTATTTCTACATCTTTTTATTTGCTTAAGAACGAATGGTAAAAAAAGACGTCATAAAAAAACTTTATTTATAGTCTGATCATCCACTAAATAGCTTTTTACAGGCATTAAAAAAGCCCGTTTCACGGGCTTTTCTGCAACGGTGAGCAATCTAAGATTTGTGTCTATCCATCTCTTACATGCTCTTTGCTAGCTATATGTAAGGTCCTATCGTATCTTTTGCCCTGTCCCAAGTTTCCCTGTGGATCGAGGAGATATTACGATTACCTTAGGTACAGTTATAGCACATTATTTATTCATGGCTAGTCTTGTTCACGTTTTTTTACAAATGAATAAAATACGGTCTAACCTTAATATTTAAGGGTTTTCTACCCCATTTTGATATTGGCGAGCACTATCGCAAATTGGATACCAGTTCACTTTTGAAGACACAAAAGCATGAGAAATGACAGATGTCGATATTTCTTCATTAATGAGCCCTACTCTTAAACGTACCACTGCTGGCTTATCTAAACGCTCACTCCAGATCGGTGAACCACAGGTTTTACAGAACACTCTCTTTTTATTAGGCGATGCAAAATAAGCCTGTAAAAGGTTTTCACCCTGCACAATATTTAAGTCATTTTTTTGTACTTGAGTAATGGCAGCGAAAGCAGCACCTTGAGCTTTTTGGCACTGCGTGCAATGACAAACCATAAAGGGTTCTAATTCGGCATTAATACGCAGTTGAATCCCATTACAAAGACAAGAAGCTGTGTAAGCCATGATTTTTCCTTTTTTATTTTAATGAAACTTAGCTTACACCCACACCTTTTTCAATGTGATCTAAGATCGCACAAGAAGCTTGCTGGTTACCACAGCAATCATCGGCTGAAGCCTGCAAAATATTGACCATTTCTTGGAGATGGGCAATTTTCTGTTTTAATTCGGCAATATGTTTTACGGTTAAGTCTTTCACCTCTGCACTATGCCGATCTGTATTTTTCCAAAGCGAAATAAGCTCTTTCATCTGTTCAGATGAAAAACCTAACTCACGAGCATGCTTTAAGAAGTTTAAAGTTTTAAGGTCTGTTTCTGAATAAATGCGATAGCCAGAAGCAGAACGCTGAGCTGCTTCAAGTAGACCGATTTCTTCATAGTAGCGAATCATTTTCGCCGAAATGCCTGAATGTTTGGATGCCTGACCGATATTCATCTCACACCTCAAATATTAAATTTGGTTTAAGACCTGCTGTCATGATCTTAAACCAAAAGTTAATTTTCAGCACCCTTACTGTACGGGCGCATGAAAACCTTTTAAGCGTAATGCATTGCCTAAAACAAAAACCGAAGAAAGTGCCATCGCACCTGCTGCAAACATAGGTGAAAGTAACACACCAAATGCTGGATAAAGCGCACCTGCTGCAATTGGAATTAAAGCAACGTTATATACAAATGCCCAGAACAGGTTTTGACGTATGTTTCGCATGGTTGCTTTACTTAGAGCAATTGCATTCGGTACGCCTTTTAAACTACCTGACATCAACACAACATCGGCAGCTTCAATAGCAACATCTGTTCCTGTACCAATGGCTAAACCGACATCTGCTTGCGCCAAGGCTGGTGCATCGTTAATGCCATCACCGACAAAGGCCAAACGACCATATTGTTGTTGCAGTTGGCGAACTGTGTCCACTTTGCCTTCAGGTAAAACCTCTGCCACAACTTCATCAATATTCAGCTTTTTAGCAATCGCTTGCGCCGTATGACG
This genomic stretch from Acinetobacter oleivorans DR1 harbors:
- a CDS encoding cold-shock protein codes for the protein MSTSTGTVKWFNETKGFGFIVTDEGKDIFAHFTDIQTQGFKVLLEGQRVEFTVVQGKKGPQASNIVILQNS
- a CDS encoding LpxL/LpxP family acyltransferase — translated: MTKKERQFKSGEFRFSFLSFKYWGIWFLAFILMCFAMLPWAIQWRLADLLSKIAWKSLGSRRKTTLRNLEACFPEKTPMQIEVKAKQVFVDTLTGVFEALNAWYSPNWFKSRVHIDGLENLTNNQENGVLLLGTHSTLLDAGGAACTLFFNMDVVYRPQNNPFLDFLIHRSRARVYKNQIARDNMRGLIQNLKHGHAIWYSPDQDFGLKQGVMASFFGIQAATVTAHRRLMDISKAAAVPLYFYRSGDIRNPQYHVLVEPKLENFPSGCEVSDAERVNKIIENQIRIAPTQYMWFHRRFKTRPAGEKKFY
- a CDS encoding LysE family translocator produces the protein MSGLLVFITIAFLTLLSPGPGVLFTVTNSINYGVKTALFGISGLIIGMFVIAVISASGVGLIITSNPTIFTVLKFIGAFYLMYLGYKNFSKKTPSQDLITDQQSDKNVSKSRLFYQGLLASLLNPKTIVFFIALFPQFIDIKKEILTQFLVLSLTFCFIGFLIHLVYANFSSIFKEKMLAGNNFSILNKISGAIFFLLAVLLIAQ
- a CDS encoding glycoside hydrolase family 108 protein; amino-acid sequence: MNIDQYLEAIIDREGGYINHPSDHGHATKFGITEAVARSNGYQGDMRDLPLAVAKSIYKQQYWFEPQFDQINKISPAIAEELLDTAINCGVNFAKPLLQRALNLLNKQGEEGWPNLTLDGQYGPLTIQALSTYLNRRNKDGETVLLRVLNIMQGQHYIEITEKNPNYEDFFYGWILNRVAL
- a CDS encoding XRE family transcriptional regulator, producing the protein MALKDRLKDSRIKAKKTQAEVAEAVKMSQPAYQALESGKNLKSAFLPLIAQFLGVDGYWLTTGNTEDAFRESDVFSPTVVSAESTDQYAWIEVVEASFSCGTGESIEFHFDAINGKIPFPASFFKEKRVAQDCMRIIKAKGDSMTDYIKDGDLVGIDISQTEVIDGEIYAVYFAGEGMIKQIFKEADGSLILHSLNEKFRDRRVTEENGKNFKVMGRQFWRAG
- the xseA gene encoding exodeoxyribonuclease VII large subunit, with product MSEPQFSLSEYLGTVQEVIRLAFDEPVWVKAEIRNLNIKGGHYYLELAEKDAKTDKVIANCKATIWKFSASKIVLKFERETGIEISSDLNVLIKIRARFDPQYGFSVNIEEIDSSFTLGEIAKRYQQIIERLTQEGLIHKNKLLPTPFDIQNVLVIAPQNAAGLGDFKKDADALERNGVCHFVYHTATFQGNTAATSLIESLGSGLRQWASTFKFPPDLIVIIRGGGSVNDLAYLNDYELAALLCKRTVPIWVGIGHEKDRTILDEIAHRSFDTPSKVIAGIRNHIVERVQEAVDSLQTIKLLSQHQITTYQSKNDQLLHQIKSSAQGQLNSAHRLLDQMKERIQFSSQQQVKFSLTQIESLMKEVLLQNPKQVQAKGYAIVRSEGKAIRSIHQISNPAIAIEMQDGVIEANITQVIPNEQ
- the xseB gene encoding exodeoxyribonuclease VII small subunit, which gives rise to MNNEELTFKDGHDILKKNAELLESQESPDIDNLMKIVEESITAYKACKSRIEAVQQALDETFKE
- a CDS encoding LysE family translocator, whose product is MVSFMFIGLVVTILLTPGPTNTLLASAGIQAGVKQSLKLIPAEVMGYLIAITSWGILLESVSHFIPWLPPVLKLISATFILYLAFKLWTTSTNDIKLDNPLITPKALFVATLLNPKALLFASAIFPHAAWEVFHVYFIHIAVFLSLITPIAFLWIAFGTVLISNKVTWLNQRNLQRTAAFILTFFAMPIGYSAISSF
- a CDS encoding four-helix bundle copper-binding protein; this translates as MEIQQETNSALFCNTSTSVQACIECMIACKTCAAACLQEEHVQMMRECIKHCMTCVETCQLCTSLELRNSELAEQAMQLCANACQLCAAECSKHEHEHCQICAKACLACAQACLAYRA
- a CDS encoding GFA family protein; its protein translation is MAYTASCLCNGIQLRINAELEPFMVCHCTQCQKAQGAAFAAITQVQKNDLNIVQGENLLQAYFASPNKKRVFCKTCGSPIWSERLDKPAVVRLRVGLINEEISTSVISHAFVSSKVNWYPICDSARQYQNGVENP
- the cueR gene encoding Cu(I)-responsive transcriptional regulator, translating into MNIGQASKHSGISAKMIRYYEEIGLLEAAQRSASGYRIYSETDLKTLNFLKHARELGFSSEQMKELISLWKNTDRHSAEVKDLTVKHIAELKQKIAHLQEMVNILQASADDCCGNQQASCAILDHIEKGVGVS